In Hermetia illucens chromosome 1, iHerIll2.2.curated.20191125, whole genome shotgun sequence, one genomic interval encodes:
- the LOC119655443 gene encoding tigger transposable element-derived protein 6-like: MAKQNRKIILFVDNAASHKTTKILKNINIQYLPANTTSLIQPFDQGIIHSFKAYYRQIIIRKQISAIESGKTIGEFAKSINIFNALHIIKHAWWLVRPLSITRCFQKAKFISECDAAPSAENEQEDITETISDLSGDEFDNYIRCDDNLVCCGQLTDEEIVK, translated from the exons ATGGCCAAACAAAACCGTAAGATTATTCTGTTCGTGGATAATGCTGCATctcacaaaacaacaaaaattctgaaaaacatTAATATTCAGTATCTACCGGCCAATACTACCTCCTTGATCCAACCATTTGATCAAGGGATAATACACTCTTTTAAAGCGTATTATAGGCAAATTATAATACGAAAACAGATTTCTGCTATTGAAAGTGGAAAGACTATTGGAGAATTTGCGAaatctataaatatttttaatgcatTGCATATAATTAAACATGCTTGGTGGTTAGTCAGACCATTGTCTATAACAAGGTGTTTCCAAAAG GCTAAATTCATTTCCGAATGTGACGCAGCACCATCTGCAGAAAATGAGCAGGAGGATATCACTGAAACCATCAGTGACTTATCAGGGGATGAATTCGACAACTACATCCGTTGTGACGACAATTTGGTGTGCTGTGGACAACTTACAGATGAAGAGATagttaaataa